One window of Vitis riparia cultivar Riparia Gloire de Montpellier isolate 1030 chromosome 5, EGFV_Vit.rip_1.0, whole genome shotgun sequence genomic DNA carries:
- the LOC117915181 gene encoding uncharacterized protein LOC117915181: MMKQFTGQRELLRPTKTRFATAFITLSQLHEQKNYLRKMFTSFDWSDSKWAKEQKGKTIANIVLMPSFWNIIVFCLKVSGPLIRVLHLVDGEKKAPMGYIYEAMNRAKDIIVKSFNGNEEKNKEMFNIIDKRWEIQLHRPLHEIGYFLNPEFFYDKSEIEHDAKIMSDLYKCILRLTRDPAKQEKVVAEVGLYTNAQGLFGNELAVRKRKTRAPS; encoded by the coding sequence ATGATGAAGCAGTTTACTGGACAAAGGGAATTGCTAAGGCCTACTAAGACTCGGTTTGCAACTGCTTTCATCACATTATCGCAattgcatgaacaaaaaaattacttgaGGAAGATGTTTACAAGCTTCGATTGGTCAGATAGTAAATGGGCAAAAGAGCAGAAGGGGAAAACTATAGCCAACATAGTTctaatgccttcattttggaacATTATTGTGTTTTGCTTAAAGGTTTCGGGTCCCTTAATTCGTGTCCTTCATttggttgatggtgaaaaaaaagcTCCTATGGGATACATATATGAGGCCATGAATAGAGCTAAGGATATAATTGTGAAaagttttaatggaaatgaagagaagaaCAAAGAAATGTTCAACATTATTGATAAGAGGTGGGAGATTCAGCTTCATCGGCCTTTGCATGAAATAGGGTACTTTTTGAACCCCGAATTCTTCTATGATAAATCAGAAATAGAGCATGATGCAAAGATTATGAGTGATTTGTATAAATGCATCTTAAGGCTAACAAGAGACCCCgctaagcaagaaaaagttGTGGCCGAAGTGGGTTTGTACACAAATGCCCAAGGACTATTCGGGAATGAGTTAGCTGTTAGGAAAAGGAAGACTAGAGCACCAagttag